A stretch of Vespula vulgaris chromosome 5, iyVesVulg1.1, whole genome shotgun sequence DNA encodes these proteins:
- the LOC127063958 gene encoding exosome RNA helicase MTR4 isoform X1, whose product MNERTVRWWFQKFRNVNKSLQNEESGCGRSSVLDNIQLKALIEANARVTIRELAKEIEITSMAEFTDDLFDVFEEPSDIVEIIPRSVKEVNIKKVDSINTSKRDLESDHEEQATKKLKTESLLDDINIDELASRIKIHTIETIESCTHEVAVPPDQEYISLETRQIKPAKEYKFVLDPFQKEAILCIENNQSVLVSAHTSAGKTVVAEYAIACSLRDKQRVIYTTPIKALSNQKYREFYEEFKDVGLVTGDVTINPTASVLIMTTEILRNMLYRGSEVMREVGWVIFDEIHYMRDKERGVVWEETLILLPDNVHYVFLSATIPNARQFVEWVAHLHKQPCHVVYTDYRPTPLQHYIFPVGGDGIHLVVDETGQFKEENFNRAMACLQHGDAAKGDTKGRKGGFRVTNDGQTNIFKMVKMIMERNFAPVIIFSFSKKDCEIYAMQMAQLDLNTMEEKKLVDEVFNNAMDVLSEEDRRLPQVENVLPLLRRGIGIHHGGLLPILKETVEILFGEGLIKALFATETFAMGLNMPARTVLFTAPRKFDGKNFRWITSGEYIQMSGRAGRRGLDEKGIVILMIDEQVRPVVCKEIVQGKPDPINSAFHLTYNMVLNLLRVEEINPEYMLERSFYQFQNQACIPNLYNKVKKLEAAYNEINIEKYNQISTYHDIREQLDRLSTEFRSFLTKPEYLLPFLQPGRLIKVKSGNETFDWGIIVNFKKKNSKNPIKETSVLIIDILLHVSKKSSEGCPLPCRDGEEGDMEVVPVLHTLISQISSLRLYHPNDLRPSDNRKSVLKTIQEVKKRFPDGPPLLNPITDMHIEDQSFKDIVKRIEVLEERLYSHPLHKDCNVNALYEQFLHKEELGMQLKRAKTELKQAKSILQMDELKCRKRVLRRMAYCTAADVIELKGRVACELNGTDELLMTEMIFNGLFNSLSIPQMVALISCFVCDDKSNEMPKSTEELSGPLRQMQDLARRIAKVSTEANLDLDEDIYVERFKPYLMDVVYAWCKGATFLQICKMTDIFEGSIIRCMRRLEEVLRQLCQAAKNIGNTDLENKFSEAIKLIKRDIVFAASLYL is encoded by the exons aaattacttcAATGGCGGAATTTACCGATGATTTATTTGATGTTTTTGAAGAGCCAAGTGATATCGTAGAGATAATACCTAGATCAGtgaaagaagtaaatataaa GAAAGTTGATTCTATTAATACATCAAAACGTGATCTTGAAAGTGACCATGAAGAACAAGcgacgaaaaaattaaaaacagaaTCTCTCCTAGACGATATCAA tatagaTGAATTGGCATCACGTATTAAAATTCATACTATAGAAACAATAGAATCATGTACACATGAAGTAGCAGTACCACCTGATcaagaatatatatcattagaaACAAGACAGATCAAACCAGCTAaggaatataaatttgttttggACCCTTTTCAAAAGGAGGCAATACTATGTATAGAAAATAACCAATCTGTTCTTGTTTCTGCACATACGTCGGCAGGAAAAACTGTTGTTgcaga gtATGCCATAGCCTGCTCTCTAAGAGACAAACAAAGAGTGATATATACAACTCCCATAAAAGCTCTGAGTAATCAAAAGTACAGAGAATTTTATGAAGAATTTAAAGATGTAGGACTAGTAACAGGAGATGTTACGATTAATCCAACAGCTAGTGTACTTATTATGACAACagaaattttaagaaatatgcTTTATAGGGGTTCTGAG GTTATGCGAGAAGTTGGTTGGGTAATATTTGATGAAATTCATTATATGCGTGACAAAGAAAGAGGTGTAGTGTGGGAAGAAACTCTAATTCTTCTACCTGATAATGTACAttatgtctttctctctgctaCTATACCTAATGCACGTCAGTTTGTTGAATGGGTTGCTCATTTACATAAACAACCATGTCATGTTGTTTATACTGACTATCGACCAACACCGTTACAGCACTATATATTTCCAGTTGGAGGAGATGGTATTCATTTG GTTGTAGATGAAACGGGACAATTCAAAGAGGAAAATTTCAATAGAGCCATGGCTTGTCTTCAACATGGAGATGCTGCTAAAGGTGATACAAAAGGTCGTAAAGGTGGTTTTCGAGTAACGAATGACGgacaaacaaatatttttaaaatggtAAAGATGATTATGGAGAGAAATTTTGCTCCGGTTATTATCTTCagtttttctaaaaaagattGTGAAATCTATGCAATGCAAATGGCACAATTAGATTTAAatacaatggaagaaaaaaaattagtagaTGAAGTTTTCAACAATGCTATGGATGTTTTAAGTGAAGAAGACAGACGATTACCGCAAGTCGAGAACGTACTTCCTCTTTTAAGACGTGGTATTGGTATTCATCATGGAGGACTCTTGCCTATTCTAAAAGAAACTGTGGAAATTTTATTTGGTGAAGGATTAATCAAAGCATTATTTGCCACGGAAACTTTTGCAATGGGCTTAAATATGCCAGCAAGGACAGTTTTATTTACAGCGCCACGTAAATTTGATGGCAAAAATTTCCGTTGGATTACATCGGGTGAATATATTCAAATGTCTGGACGTGCTGGTAGGAGAGGCTTGGATGAAAAAGGAATAGTTATTTTAATGATTGATGAACAAGTTAGACCAGTTGTCTGTAAAGAAATTGTACAGGGAAAACCAGATCCAATAAATTCTGCATTTcatttaacatataatatgGTGCTCAATCTTCTTAGagtagaagaaataaatccaGAATATATGTTAGAAAGAagtttttatcaatttcaaaATCAAGCTTGTATACCAAATTTATACAACA AAGTAAAAAAGCTAGAAGCTgcatataatgaaataaatatagaaaagtataATCAGATATCTACGTATCATGATATTCGCGAACAATTAGATCGATTAAGTACTGAATTTAGATCATTTTTGACAAAACCAGAGTATTTACTTCCATTTTTGCAACCTGGTAGATTGATAAAG GTAAAAAGTGGAAATGAAACATTTGATTGGGGTATTAtagtaaattttaaaaagaaaaattccaaaAATCCAATAAAGGAAACGTCcgttttaattattgatattttactcCATGTTTCTAAAAAATCTTCTGAAGGATGTCCATTACCTTGTCGTGATGGAGAGGAAGGTGATATGGAAGTTGTTCCCGTTTTACATACATTAATTTCTCAAATCAGTTCTCTTAGATTATATCATCCGAATGATTTAAGGCCCAgtgataatagaaaaagtgtACTGAAAACCATTCAGGAAGTGAAAAAACGGTTCCCAGATGGACCACCATTATTAAATCCCATAACTGATATGCACATTGAGGATCAGAGTTTTAAAGACATTGTTAAAAGAATTGAAGTTCTAGAAGAAAGACTTTACTCTCATCCTTTGCACAAG GATTGTAATGTGAATGCATTATATGaacaatttttacataaaGAAGAATTAGGTATGCAACTAAAACGAGCAAAAACAGAACTAAAACAGGCTAAATCCATACTCCAAATGGATGAATTAAAATGTAGAAAACGAGTACTTCGAAGAATGGCCTATTGTACAGCAGCTGATGTAATAGAATTAAAAGGTCGGGTTGCTTGTGAATTAAATGGAACTGACGAATTACTAATGAcggaaatgatttttaatggtttatttaattcattaagtATACCACAAATGGTAGCCTTAATTAGTTGTTTCGTGTGTGATGATAAATCTAATGAGATGCCTAAAAGTACTGAAGAATTAAGTGGACCACTTAGGCAAATGCAAGATTTAGCTCGAAGGATAGCTAAAGTTTCAACTGAAGCTAATTTAGATTTAGATGAAGACATATATGTAGAAAGATTTAAACCATATCTGATGGATGTTGTATATGCTTGGTGTAAAGGTGCAACTTTCTTACAGATATGTAAAATGACGGATATATTTGAAG GATCGATAATAAGATGTATGCGTCGTTTAGAAGAAGTTCTTAGGCAATTATGTCAAGCTgcaaaaaatattggaaatacagatttagaaaataaatttagtgAAGCAATTAAACTTATAAAAAGAGACATTGTTTTTGCTgcatctttatatttataa
- the LOC127063958 gene encoding exosome RNA helicase MTR4 isoform X2, translating to MAEFTDDLFDVFEEPSDIVEIIPRSVKEVNIKKVDSINTSKRDLESDHEEQATKKLKTESLLDDINIDELASRIKIHTIETIESCTHEVAVPPDQEYISLETRQIKPAKEYKFVLDPFQKEAILCIENNQSVLVSAHTSAGKTVVAEYAIACSLRDKQRVIYTTPIKALSNQKYREFYEEFKDVGLVTGDVTINPTASVLIMTTEILRNMLYRGSEVMREVGWVIFDEIHYMRDKERGVVWEETLILLPDNVHYVFLSATIPNARQFVEWVAHLHKQPCHVVYTDYRPTPLQHYIFPVGGDGIHLVVDETGQFKEENFNRAMACLQHGDAAKGDTKGRKGGFRVTNDGQTNIFKMVKMIMERNFAPVIIFSFSKKDCEIYAMQMAQLDLNTMEEKKLVDEVFNNAMDVLSEEDRRLPQVENVLPLLRRGIGIHHGGLLPILKETVEILFGEGLIKALFATETFAMGLNMPARTVLFTAPRKFDGKNFRWITSGEYIQMSGRAGRRGLDEKGIVILMIDEQVRPVVCKEIVQGKPDPINSAFHLTYNMVLNLLRVEEINPEYMLERSFYQFQNQACIPNLYNKVKKLEAAYNEINIEKYNQISTYHDIREQLDRLSTEFRSFLTKPEYLLPFLQPGRLIKVKSGNETFDWGIIVNFKKKNSKNPIKETSVLIIDILLHVSKKSSEGCPLPCRDGEEGDMEVVPVLHTLISQISSLRLYHPNDLRPSDNRKSVLKTIQEVKKRFPDGPPLLNPITDMHIEDQSFKDIVKRIEVLEERLYSHPLHKDCNVNALYEQFLHKEELGMQLKRAKTELKQAKSILQMDELKCRKRVLRRMAYCTAADVIELKGRVACELNGTDELLMTEMIFNGLFNSLSIPQMVALISCFVCDDKSNEMPKSTEELSGPLRQMQDLARRIAKVSTEANLDLDEDIYVERFKPYLMDVVYAWCKGATFLQICKMTDIFEGSIIRCMRRLEEVLRQLCQAAKNIGNTDLENKFSEAIKLIKRDIVFAASLYL from the exons ATGGCGGAATTTACCGATGATTTATTTGATGTTTTTGAAGAGCCAAGTGATATCGTAGAGATAATACCTAGATCAGtgaaagaagtaaatataaa GAAAGTTGATTCTATTAATACATCAAAACGTGATCTTGAAAGTGACCATGAAGAACAAGcgacgaaaaaattaaaaacagaaTCTCTCCTAGACGATATCAA tatagaTGAATTGGCATCACGTATTAAAATTCATACTATAGAAACAATAGAATCATGTACACATGAAGTAGCAGTACCACCTGATcaagaatatatatcattagaaACAAGACAGATCAAACCAGCTAaggaatataaatttgttttggACCCTTTTCAAAAGGAGGCAATACTATGTATAGAAAATAACCAATCTGTTCTTGTTTCTGCACATACGTCGGCAGGAAAAACTGTTGTTgcaga gtATGCCATAGCCTGCTCTCTAAGAGACAAACAAAGAGTGATATATACAACTCCCATAAAAGCTCTGAGTAATCAAAAGTACAGAGAATTTTATGAAGAATTTAAAGATGTAGGACTAGTAACAGGAGATGTTACGATTAATCCAACAGCTAGTGTACTTATTATGACAACagaaattttaagaaatatgcTTTATAGGGGTTCTGAG GTTATGCGAGAAGTTGGTTGGGTAATATTTGATGAAATTCATTATATGCGTGACAAAGAAAGAGGTGTAGTGTGGGAAGAAACTCTAATTCTTCTACCTGATAATGTACAttatgtctttctctctgctaCTATACCTAATGCACGTCAGTTTGTTGAATGGGTTGCTCATTTACATAAACAACCATGTCATGTTGTTTATACTGACTATCGACCAACACCGTTACAGCACTATATATTTCCAGTTGGAGGAGATGGTATTCATTTG GTTGTAGATGAAACGGGACAATTCAAAGAGGAAAATTTCAATAGAGCCATGGCTTGTCTTCAACATGGAGATGCTGCTAAAGGTGATACAAAAGGTCGTAAAGGTGGTTTTCGAGTAACGAATGACGgacaaacaaatatttttaaaatggtAAAGATGATTATGGAGAGAAATTTTGCTCCGGTTATTATCTTCagtttttctaaaaaagattGTGAAATCTATGCAATGCAAATGGCACAATTAGATTTAAatacaatggaagaaaaaaaattagtagaTGAAGTTTTCAACAATGCTATGGATGTTTTAAGTGAAGAAGACAGACGATTACCGCAAGTCGAGAACGTACTTCCTCTTTTAAGACGTGGTATTGGTATTCATCATGGAGGACTCTTGCCTATTCTAAAAGAAACTGTGGAAATTTTATTTGGTGAAGGATTAATCAAAGCATTATTTGCCACGGAAACTTTTGCAATGGGCTTAAATATGCCAGCAAGGACAGTTTTATTTACAGCGCCACGTAAATTTGATGGCAAAAATTTCCGTTGGATTACATCGGGTGAATATATTCAAATGTCTGGACGTGCTGGTAGGAGAGGCTTGGATGAAAAAGGAATAGTTATTTTAATGATTGATGAACAAGTTAGACCAGTTGTCTGTAAAGAAATTGTACAGGGAAAACCAGATCCAATAAATTCTGCATTTcatttaacatataatatgGTGCTCAATCTTCTTAGagtagaagaaataaatccaGAATATATGTTAGAAAGAagtttttatcaatttcaaaATCAAGCTTGTATACCAAATTTATACAACA AAGTAAAAAAGCTAGAAGCTgcatataatgaaataaatatagaaaagtataATCAGATATCTACGTATCATGATATTCGCGAACAATTAGATCGATTAAGTACTGAATTTAGATCATTTTTGACAAAACCAGAGTATTTACTTCCATTTTTGCAACCTGGTAGATTGATAAAG GTAAAAAGTGGAAATGAAACATTTGATTGGGGTATTAtagtaaattttaaaaagaaaaattccaaaAATCCAATAAAGGAAACGTCcgttttaattattgatattttactcCATGTTTCTAAAAAATCTTCTGAAGGATGTCCATTACCTTGTCGTGATGGAGAGGAAGGTGATATGGAAGTTGTTCCCGTTTTACATACATTAATTTCTCAAATCAGTTCTCTTAGATTATATCATCCGAATGATTTAAGGCCCAgtgataatagaaaaagtgtACTGAAAACCATTCAGGAAGTGAAAAAACGGTTCCCAGATGGACCACCATTATTAAATCCCATAACTGATATGCACATTGAGGATCAGAGTTTTAAAGACATTGTTAAAAGAATTGAAGTTCTAGAAGAAAGACTTTACTCTCATCCTTTGCACAAG GATTGTAATGTGAATGCATTATATGaacaatttttacataaaGAAGAATTAGGTATGCAACTAAAACGAGCAAAAACAGAACTAAAACAGGCTAAATCCATACTCCAAATGGATGAATTAAAATGTAGAAAACGAGTACTTCGAAGAATGGCCTATTGTACAGCAGCTGATGTAATAGAATTAAAAGGTCGGGTTGCTTGTGAATTAAATGGAACTGACGAATTACTAATGAcggaaatgatttttaatggtttatttaattcattaagtATACCACAAATGGTAGCCTTAATTAGTTGTTTCGTGTGTGATGATAAATCTAATGAGATGCCTAAAAGTACTGAAGAATTAAGTGGACCACTTAGGCAAATGCAAGATTTAGCTCGAAGGATAGCTAAAGTTTCAACTGAAGCTAATTTAGATTTAGATGAAGACATATATGTAGAAAGATTTAAACCATATCTGATGGATGTTGTATATGCTTGGTGTAAAGGTGCAACTTTCTTACAGATATGTAAAATGACGGATATATTTGAAG GATCGATAATAAGATGTATGCGTCGTTTAGAAGAAGTTCTTAGGCAATTATGTCAAGCTgcaaaaaatattggaaatacagatttagaaaataaatttagtgAAGCAATTAAACTTATAAAAAGAGACATTGTTTTTGCTgcatctttatatttataa